The Trichoderma atroviride chromosome 5, complete sequence genome contains a region encoding:
- a CDS encoding uncharacterized protein (EggNog:ENOG41), with translation MASQHVSKVFVIGGTGVQGFPIVKALVSDKKYQVRVLTRDATSDRAKELLALGNVELLQGALISEETLRNGFRGYDGAFVNIDGFNTGEKAEMFWAIRTYEIAIEEGIKFFVYGSIPYALKQGGYDSKFNAGHMNGKGRIGQWILSQNVDNKERMGASLFTIGPYMDMTVHFGTPMAPSVEDGVVTWRVPLGDGLVPMGCLEDCGHYVRWQFDNPERANGMDLITAIAPTGFNELASAFARVTGHQAQYIDVSLDEYWENGAMSRIAHLPAGVDAEPNDPSTMTVKQNFTGFWNAFKHNLWKVDYDLLDDIHPNRVKSAEEWFRLQDKAKQASGGQGLWEMVQPENATPLFKRVRIRKN, from the coding sequence ATGGCCTCACAGCACGTCTCCAAGGTATTTGTTATTGGAGGTACAGGAGTTCAAGGATTTCCTATTGTCAAAGCTCTTGTTAGCGATAAGAAGTATCAAGTTCGAGTATTGACTCGAGATGCGACATCCGACCGTGCTAAAGAGCTTCTCGCTCTCGGCAATGTGGAACTACTCCAAGGCGCGCTGATAAGCGAGGAAACTCTTCGTAACGGTTTCAGGGGCTATGATGGAGCATTTGTCAATATCGACGGCTTTAATACTGGAGAGAAGGCTGAAATGTTTTGGGCTATTCGTACGTACGAAATTGCCATTGAAGAGGGCATCAAATTCTTCGTGTATGGCAGCATCCCCTACGCACTCAAGCAAGGTGGCTACGACTCCAAGTTCAACGCCGGTCACATGAACGGCAAAGGTAGAATTGGACAGTGGATCTTGTCCCAGAATGTCGACAACAAAGAGAGAATGGGTGCCAGCCTTTTTACAATTGGCCCATATATGGACATGACCGTTCACTTTGGAACCCCCATGGCCCCCTCAGTCGAAGATGGCGTTGTTACCTGGCGCGTACCACTCGGCGACGGCCTGGTGCCTATGGGCTGTCTCGAAGACTGCGGCCACTACGTCCGTTGGCAATTCGACAACCCAGAGCGTGCCAACGGTATGGATCTCATTACTGCAATTGCACCAACGGGTTTCAATGAACTGGCGTCTGCATTTGCGCGTGTTACCGGTCATCAAGCACAGTATATCGATGTATCGTTGGATGAGTACTGGGAAAATGGAGCAATGTCTCGGATTGCTCATCTGCCAGCTGGTGTGGATGCTGAGCCAAACGACCCAAGCACCATGACGGTTAAGCAAAATTTTACAGGATTCTGGAATGCCTTTAAACACAATCTGTGGAAGGTTGACTATGATCTCCTGGATGATATTCACCCCAATAGGGTCAAGAGCGCAGAGGAGTGGTTCCGTCTGCAggacaaggcaaagcaggCTTCTGGGGGACAAGGTCTTTGGGAGATGGTGCAGCCCGAAAATGCGACGCCACTTTTCAAGCGAGTGAGGATTAGGAAAAACTGA
- a CDS encoding uncharacterized protein (EggNog:ENOG41) translates to MVSPGKRPYEAVMKNEYTITEGASGYSITTTDFQGLQIRHHIDGLGRICRIERQDDSDGVLGPFGAIQERKYNGLGQCIAINSIDWLKEGDKSIEQRNERRLEYDDWGCLCKMTDNSGAVILAKTDPVSMTHVEGIQGEGKTKTKLNKFGAVSRKVLLKSDGKAYKKVDYTYDGLGRPVEKRDNSNNITEYQLDGFDRLVQTTYPNGRKIFIQYAAHSMSALPVSTKVDDYTMGTQTFDGWCRVTTQTLGTRTTRMTYKGNEQNPATIQTSQGNKLDFSYDHALDGAVTSMKSKDELETYQYDRRSSALLALRSSFAAELREYSPSGLLVKENTQIDLNKQFSTQSTYSMAGKLRTYTDVHGQKLEIQYDQFGRLKQVVQGDSRTTFAYDESNRLSEKCCYDGKEQSLRTSLKYDEFGREIERIIYAGKALLHQSGQTFNEMSLLTNRTMKGDKDKLLKEESFEYDQQSRLVDYKYQGAQPMIDEAGQKISRQQFSFDKYDNLVKIVNTFEDQSQNTRSYLYNPEDPTQLTKITNTHTKYATEVALVYDRNGCLIRDEQGRKLNYDAKGRLSMVSDAKDKVLSQYYYDASDKLVCQKAGLLNTYLHYRGNKLVAITSGDQKISFLSDGKTCWGQITTQKNGSSQIRFWATDSHQSILAWYDTQKLDSIKQQQYMPYGYGTSGSLGFNGQWKDPITGWYHLGNGCRVYNPVLMRFHSPDQWSPFLSGEINPYAYCLNDPVNYVDPTGHVSIFDTNDSRGDSSFLSQPLGPLQATFKEGPLLNGPAGQPPWTGQVAYLDSINGVPGLQSFMTHGDTSGRLLEWRNTVQNGAIVEGPWGDTATNVVQDTILPTMQHNIDHKARFLPQQLGKPIYLFSRNGADPIPFGRQHLAPTGQRVANALNRDVIAFHGELNVLLEFRSANIGTTHNILETDGGVQKVYGYDRIRVFQPHNG, encoded by the coding sequence ATGGTATCTCCGGGGAAAAGACCTTATGAGGCAGTTATGAAGAATGAATATACTATCACAGAAGGGGCATCTGGGTACAGTATAACGACAACAGACTTCCAAGGTCTTCAGATTCGCCACCACATAGATGGCTTAGGAAGAATATGCCGTATCGAGAGGCAAGACGATTCTGACGGAGTGCTTGGGCCATTCGGCGCTATTCAAGAGCGAAAGTATAATGGACTCGGGCAGTGCATCGCGATAAACAGCATTGACTGGCTAAAAGAGGGCGATAAAAGTATCGAGCAGCGCAACGAACGAAGATTGGAATATGACGATTGGGGTTGCCTCTGCAAAATGACTGATAACAGTGGTGCAGTCATTTTAGCCAAAACTGATCCCGTGTCTATGACTCATGTCGAGGGTATTCAAGGCGAAGGCAAAACTAAAACCAAACTCAATAAATTTGGCGCAGTCTCACGAAAGGTCTTATTAAAAAGCGACGGCAAAGCATACAAGAAAGTTGACTATACCTATGATGGGCTGGGACGCCCCGTTGAAAAGAGGGACAACTCTAACAATATCACGGAATATCAGCTTGACGGCTTTGACCGGCTAGTTCAGACTACTTATCCAAACGGTCGCAAAATTTTCATTCAATACGCAGCTCATAGCATGTCTGCCTTGCCTGTTTCAACTAAAGTTGATGATTACACTATGGGCACTCAAACATTTGATGGATGGTGTCGAGTTACAACCCAGACTTTGGGTACTCGTACCACTCGTATGACTTATAAAGGAAATGAGCAAAACCCAGCTACCATTCAGACATCTCAAGGGAATAAATTGGATTTTAGCTATGATCATGCTCTCGATGGCGCTGTTACCAGCATGAAAAGTAAAGATGAGCTGGAAACATACCAATATGACCGAAGATCGTCAGCTTTATTGGCCCTCAGAAGCTCGTTCGCCGCCGAATTGCGAGAGTATTCACCATCCGGTCTCTTGGTAAAAGAGAATACCCAAATTGACCTCAACAAACAATTTTCAACACAGTCTACATATTCAATGGCGGGCAAGTTGAGAACCTACACAGATGTGCATGGTCAAAAGCTGGAAATCCAGTACGACCAATTTGGTCGTCTAAAGCAAGTGGTGCAAGGAGACTCTAGGACCACATTCGCCTATGATGAGAGCAATCGCTTGTCTGAGAAATGTTGTTATGACGGGAAAGAACAAAGCCTAAGAACGAGTCTTAAATACGATGAGTTTGGCAGAGAAATTGAGCGGATCATCTATGCAGGAAAAGCACTGCTCCACCAGTCAGGACAGACTTTTAACGAAATGAGCCTTCTCACAAATCGCACTATGAAGGGCGACAAAGATAAATTGCTGAAGGAAGAGAGTTTCGAGTACGATCAGCAGTCCCGCTTAGTCGATTACAAGTATCAGGGAGCACAACCAATGATAGACGAAGCAGGGCAAAAGATTTCAAGACAGCAGTTCAGCTTTGACAAATATGACAATCTAGTAAAGATTGTGAATACTTTTGAAGACCAATCTCAAAATACCCGAAGCTATCTTTATAATCCCGAAGATCCAACGCAATTGACCAAGATAACTAATACGCATACAAAGTATGCGACCGAAGTTGCTTTAGTGTATGACAGAAACGGGTGTCTGATCCGGGATGAACAAGGCCGCAAGCTTAATTATGACGCTAAAGGTCGTTTGAGTATGGTATCTGATGCTAAGGATAAGGTACTGAGTCAATATTATTACGATGCGAGCGACAAATTAGTTTGTCAAAAAGCAGGCTTACTGAACACCTATCTCCACTACCGGGGTAACAAACTTGTTGCTATCACGAGCGGAGATCAGAAAATAAGTTTCTTGTCTGATGGTAAAACGTGCTGGGGTCAAATTACAACGCAAAAGAACGGGAGCTCTCAGATACGTTTTTGGGCTACAGATAGCCATCAGTCAATCTTGGCATGGTATGATACGCAGAAACTGGACagcatcaagcagcagcagtacatgCCTTATGGATATGGTACATCAGGCTCTCTTGGCTTCAACGGTCAGTGGAAGGATCCTATCACTGGTTGGTACCATCTTGGCAATGGATGCCGCGTATACAATCCCGTTTTGATGCGCTTCCACAGCCCAGATCAATGGAGTCCGTTTCTCTCTGGAGAGATCAACCCTTATGCTTACTGTTTAAACGACCCTGTCAACTACGTCGACCCCACGGGACATGTCAGCATTTTTGACACGAATGACTCGCGAGGAGACAGCAGCTTTTTGTCGCAGCCGCTAGGCCCCTTACAAGCAACATTTAAAGAAGGCCCTCTTCTTAATGGTCCTGCGGGACAACCGCCGTGGACAGGCCAGGTTGCCTATCTTGATTCAATCAATGGTGTCCCAGGTCTCCAGAGTTTCATGACTCACGGCGATACTAGTGGTAGGCTGCTTGAATGGAGGAACACGGTTCAAAACGGCGCGATCGTGGAAGGGCCCTGGGGAGATACTGCAACGAACGTGGTGCAAGATACCATCTTGCCAACAATGCAACATAACATAGACCACAAAGCCAGATTTCTTCCGCAACAACTAGGGAAGCCAATCTACCTGTTCTCACGCAACGGAGCCGATCCAATACCTTTTGGCAGGCAGCATTTAGCACCAACGGGGCAAAGAGTCGCTAATGCGCTCAATCGAGACGTAATTGCTTTCCACGGCGAGCTAAACGTTCTTCTCGAGTTCAGATCAGCAAATATAGGCACGACCCATAACATATTGGAGACTGATGGGGGAGTACAAAAGGTGTACGGGTATGATAGGATACGGGTATTTCAGCCTCATAACGGAtga
- a CDS encoding uncharacterized protein (SECRETED:SignalP(1-18)~MEROPS:MER0005329), with translation MLLTSTALILLSAATVSAVPSTIHITHERRNIQSHRHWEKRSRLEPHDVIPLRIGLSQRNLDQGHDLLMDVSDPNSENYGKHWTAERITEMFSPSHDSIEAIREWLIGSGISEDRINHSLGYEWVHFDATAQEAEELLQTEYHEFQHGSESRSTIACDEYKIPSHLARHIDFVYPGVALAGSMKKRSMKRDTRIEDQLVTRDAFDKRADAGPCDDLDFITPACIQYIYSVPKGGKKAPENSLGMFETGSWYSPTALKSFLANYTDIPPETTLLNITIDISVAHFDQSNDGGEADLDVQMALPLVYPQNITVYQVDDDYYTSFGRDTHRGMFQSWLNAIDGSYCNYTAFGETGNDPEVDPTYPDNNQDPSNPDGGIPTGWYRGLPQCGTAKRANVYSLSYGWEEELLPYNYMHRQCNEFMKLSLMGTTIVSSTADLGSASANFCDTVDIDFYHAVSQYPANCPYILTVGATQLLPGLEEVGLNLGWFASAGGFSWNYSRPAYQDKAVQNYLNNHQDLDRDRFNDQGRGFPDVAALGWNVLTVYGPGSEKEAQGGTSASTPIVAALINRINDERLSVGKSTVGFVNPVLYENPQMFNDVTKGNTSICDSVAFEAAEGWDPITGLGTPNYAKMLDVFMKLP, from the exons ATGCTGTTGACCTCCACGGCCTTGATTCTGCTTTCAGCAGCCACCGTGAGCGCTGTGCCGTCGACGATACACATCACTCACGAACGGCGTAATATCCAAAGCCATCGTCACTGGGAGAAGCGCAGTCGCCTCGAGCCGCACGATGTTATCCCCTTGCGGATCGGCCTGAGCCAACGCAATTTGGATCAAGGTCACGATCTTCTCATGGACGTATCAGACCCCAATTCGGAGAATTATGGCAAGCATTGGACGGCAGAGCGAATAACAGAAATGTTTTCACCATCACATGATTCTATTGAAGCGATTAGAGAATGGCTCATAGGCTCAGGTATCTCTGAAGACAGAATCAACCATTCACTAGGCTACGAGTGGGTTCATTTTGATGCCACAGCccaagaggcagaagaacTGCTTCAGACCGAGTACCACGAGTTCCAGCATGGATCGGAGTCTCGTAGTACTATTGCTTGTGATGA ATATAAGATACCTAGCCATCTTGCAAGACATATTGACTTTGTTTACCCTGGCGTCGCTCTTGCTGGgagtatgaagaagagatccATGAAGCGGGATACACGTATAGAAGATCAACTCGTCACACGGGATGCCTTTGACAAGCGAGCAGATGCTGGTCCGTGTGATGACCTGGACTTCATCACACCAGCCTGCATACAATATATTTACAGTGTGCCCAAGGGGGGCAAGAAGGCTCCTGAAAATTCTCTAGGCATGTTCGAAACTGGATCTTGGTATAGCCCAACTGCACTCAAGTCATTCCTAGCCAATTACACGGATATCCCGCCAGAAACCACACTTTTAAACATTACTATTGACATCTCTGTAGCCCATTTCGACCAGTCTAACGATGGCGGCGAAGCAGACTTGGATGTTCAAATGGCATTGCCATTGGTTTACCCACAGAATATAACGGTATATCAAGTTGATGACGACTATTATACCTCATTTGGACGTGACACGCACAGGGGAATGTTCCAGAGCTGGCTGAATGCTATTGACGGT TCATATTGCAACTACACAGCATTTGGCGAGACTGGAAATGACCCCGAGGTCGACCCAACGTATCCCGACAATAACCAGGATCCCAGCAATCCAGATGGGGGAATTCCCACCGGTTGGTACAGAGGACTTCCCCAATGTGGAACAGCCAAAAGAGCGAATGTATATTCTCTATCATATGGGTGGGAGGAAGAACTGCTCCCATATAATTATATGCATAGACAATGCAACGA GTTTATGAAGTTATCGCTCATGGGAACTACGATTGTTTCATCTACAGCAGACCTTGGCTCGGCGTCAGCCAACTTCTGTGATACTGTAGACATTGACTTTTACCACGCCGTCTCGCAATACCCTGCAAA CTGCCCATATATCCTCACTGTTGGTGCTACCCAACTCCTCCCTGGCCTTGAGGAAGTTGGTCTAAATCTGGGTTGgtttgcttctgctggcgGCTTTTCTTGGAACTACTCTCGCCCGGCTTATCAAGATAAGGCTGTCCAAAATTACCTGAATAACCATCAAGACCTCGATCGTGACCGTTTCAATGACCAAGGTCGCGGTTTCCCCGATGTCGCCGCGTTGGGATGGAATGTTCTCACTGTCTACGGCCCTGGatcagaaaaagaagctcaaggcgGAACTAGTGCATCGACGCCAATTGTTGCAGCCTTAATCAACCGCATCAACGACGAAAGGCTATCAGTGGGAAAATCGACAGTGGGCTTTGTGAATCCAGTGCTTTATGAGAATCCGCAGATGTTTAATGATGTGACAAAGGGGAATACATCGATATGTGACTCTGTGGCATTCGAGGCAGCAGAAGGCTGGGACCCAATTACGGGACTGGGCACACCAAACTATGCAAAGATGCTGGATGTATTTATGAAGCTACCATAA
- a CDS encoding uncharacterized protein (EggNog:ENOG41~MEROPS:MER0000432) — protein sequence MSSSFATLPANRKSTPTPFTVAIPEEQLSDFRKLLELSKIGPKTYENELSDGRFGISRDWLVQAKEEWLKWDWRACEKHINSFPNFTQPVTENDDVFNIHFVALFSQKPDAIPLLCLHGWPGNFLEFYSILRILTARYTPETLPYHVIVPSLPGYAFSSPPPLTRDFQLQNIASIMNSLMVELGFGSGYAVQGGDIGSKISRVLAATFDTVKAVHINFCIMPEPEGIKDSDISEIEKQGLERSSTFKALGSSYALQHATKPSTIGLVLASNPIALLAWIGEKFLAWTDENPPMEEILSSVTLYWLTETFPRSIYPYRQLFTPGLIGAHENPEWYIKKPFGYSFFPKELAPIPQAWAKTTGTLEFYRQHESGGHFAAIEKPEILLADVEEFLQQVWK from the exons ATGTCTTCTAGCTTTGCAACCCTTCCTGCCAATAGGAAGTCAACCCCGACTCCCTTTACTGTGGCAATTCCAGAAGAGCAACTCAGCGACTTCCGAAAGCTCTTAGAGTTGTCAAAAATCGGACCAAAGACGTACGAAAACGAATTATCTGATGGCCGGTTCGGCATCAGCAGAGACTGGTTGGTTCAAGCCAAGGAAGAGTGGCTGAAGTGGGACTG GCGTGCCTGCGAGAAACACATTAATAGCTTTCCCAACTTCACTCAGCCTGTCACAGAGAACGACGATGTTTTCAACATTCATTTTGTCGCACTATTCTCCCAAAAGCCCGATGCGATCCCGCTGCTCTGCCTGCACGGGTGGCCAGGCAATTTTCTAGAATTCTACTCCATTTTGCGTATCTTGACTGCGAGATACACTCCTGAGACGCTTCCGTATCATGTTATCGTCCCCTCTTTGCCTGGTTatgccttctcttctccgccgccaCTCACAAGAGACTTTCAGCTTCAGAACATTGCAAGTATTATGAACTCATTGATGGTTGAGCTAGGATTTGGTAGTGGATACGCTGTCCAAGGAGGCGACATTGGCAGCAAGATTTCACGTGTTCTAGCTGCAACTTTTGACACAGTAAAGGCTGTTCATA TTAACTTTTGTATCATGCCTGAGCCAGAAGGTATCAAGGATAGTGATATCAGCGAAATAGAGAAACAGGGCTTGGAGCGATCCAGCACATTCAAGGCACTCGGCTCTTCATACGCTCTTCAGCATGCAACCAAGCCCAGCACAATTGGACTCGTGCTCGCTTCAAACCCGATTGCGCTTCTTGCATG GATTGGTGAAAAATTCCTCGCTTGGACAGACGAGAATCCTCCAATGGAAGAAATTCTGTCTTCTGTTACGCTTTATTGGTTGACTGAGACATTTCCAAGATCGATCTACCCATACCGACAG CTATTTACTCCCGGACTTATTGGTGCTCATGAAAACCCTGAGTGGTACATCAAAAAGCCGTTTGGATACTCATTCTTCCCGAAGGAGCTTGCACCAATCCCCCAAGCTTGGGCTAAAACAACCGGAACTCTGGAGTTCTATCGTCAGCACGAGAGCGGCGGACATTTTGCCGCTATAGAAAAGCCTGAAATTCTGCTTGCCGATGTGGAGGAATTTCTCCAACAGGTGTGGAAATAG